One genomic segment of Paenibacillus durus includes these proteins:
- a CDS encoding SPL family radical SAM protein: MPKTYEPVTSKTGMTRVKEERMPFGWSVNPYRGCAHGCSFCFARGFQGFIDKKADDEFQNHIMLKTNAAEALEAQLSGLARKFKYDLAAMRNEVGEVMIGTVTDPYQPIESRTKLTQKCLLVLAKYGIQTSVTTRSPLILRDLDLLENMHTLSVNISLNTLNDGLARRLEPESPLPSKRLDTVQKLAERGIRTAVFIAPILPFLTDEPGELEALFAAAADLGAESVMTSLLRLSRDVKGWYFRTLKEQFPDTLEPYRRLYADGGYAEAGYRENMSRLLDKLHRKYGPRFRSVPERATVWGDYCTGEEAWRSGLAEIAGKPLVEQLSFPF, encoded by the coding sequence ATGCCGAAGACATACGAACCAGTAACATCGAAGACGGGAATGACGCGTGTGAAAGAGGAACGGATGCCATTCGGCTGGTCGGTCAATCCGTATCGGGGGTGCGCACATGGCTGCAGCTTCTGTTTTGCCAGAGGATTTCAGGGCTTTATCGATAAAAAGGCGGATGACGAGTTCCAGAATCATATTATGCTCAAGACGAACGCGGCTGAAGCGCTGGAGGCGCAGCTGTCCGGTCTGGCCCGCAAATTCAAGTACGATCTTGCAGCGATGAGAAATGAAGTGGGCGAGGTCATGATCGGGACGGTGACCGATCCTTATCAGCCGATAGAGAGCAGAACGAAGCTGACCCAAAAATGTCTGCTGGTGCTGGCGAAGTACGGTATCCAGACTTCGGTGACCACCCGGTCCCCTCTGATCCTGCGCGACTTGGATTTGCTTGAGAACATGCATACTTTGTCGGTTAATATCAGCCTCAATACATTGAATGACGGGCTTGCGCGCAGGTTGGAGCCGGAATCGCCGCTGCCGTCCAAGAGGCTGGATACGGTTCAAAAGCTGGCGGAACGGGGGATTAGAACCGCCGTATTCATCGCGCCGATTCTTCCGTTTCTGACCGATGAGCCGGGCGAGCTTGAAGCGCTGTTCGCCGCGGCGGCGGATCTGGGGGCGGAGTCGGTCATGACTTCGCTATTGCGACTTTCCCGGGATGTGAAAGGCTGGTACTTCCGTACGCTTAAAGAACAGTTCCCGGATACGCTGGAGCCGTACCGAAGACTGTATGCGGACGGGGGGTATGCTGAAGCGGGATACCGCGAGAACATGTCCCGGCTTCTGGACAAGCTGCACCGTAAATACGGACCAAGGTTCCGTTCTGTGCCTGAAAGGGCCACAGTATGGGGTGATTACTGCACCGGGGAAGAAGCTTGGCGGTCCGGTTTGGCCGAAATTGCCGGGAAGCCCCTGGTTGAGCAGCTGTCATTCCCGTTTTAA
- the cobA gene encoding uroporphyrinogen-III C-methyltransferase, translating to MAGKVYLVGAGPGDAKLITIKGMECIKKADVLVYDRLASPRLLKWMPPGGEKIYVGKLPDRHTMKQEEINQLLVDLALQGKTVVRLKGGDPTIFGRVGEEAELLRRNGISYEIVPGITSAISVPAYAGIPVTHRDYASSLSIITGHESPDKLDRSIHWDKVTNATGTLVFLMGVAKIGYISSNLIKHGRPPETPVALVRWGTRAEQETLIGTLADIEEKVKAANFGSPAVIVVGDVVKQREELKWAEELPLFGKRILVTRARSQASELVDRIEELGGEPYEFPVIETVMPESAEKREAIASALTKLPEYDWVFFTSVNGVEFFFRHLAELKADIRGLSRARIAAVGPATAEALAQRGLMTEELPARFQAEGLIEAYGDRLLPGQKALLPRGDLAREWLPQKLTELGLAVTEIDTYETIVTGEDDVELMKLLEEGRIHAVTFTSSSTVRNFLDILKRMGLTDPLPLLENVKMACIGPITQQTAVEAGLTPGLLAEEATIDSLVNELCRWNEQTKNR from the coding sequence ATGGCAGGCAAAGTGTATTTGGTGGGCGCGGGCCCTGGGGATGCAAAGCTCATTACGATCAAAGGCATGGAATGCATCAAAAAAGCGGATGTGCTGGTCTACGACCGGCTGGCAAGTCCCAGGCTGCTGAAATGGATGCCCCCTGGCGGAGAGAAGATTTATGTGGGCAAGCTTCCGGACCGGCATACGATGAAGCAGGAGGAAATTAATCAGCTGCTCGTCGATCTGGCGCTTCAGGGCAAGACTGTGGTGAGATTAAAAGGCGGCGATCCGACGATTTTTGGCCGGGTGGGCGAGGAAGCGGAGCTGCTGCGAAGAAACGGCATTTCCTACGAGATCGTTCCGGGCATCACGTCGGCGATCAGCGTGCCGGCTTATGCCGGCATTCCAGTAACTCACCGCGATTATGCTTCTTCTCTGTCGATTATTACCGGGCACGAAAGCCCGGACAAGCTGGACCGCTCGATTCATTGGGATAAAGTAACGAATGCCACGGGCACGCTTGTCTTCCTAATGGGAGTCGCCAAAATCGGCTATATCAGCAGCAATCTGATTAAGCACGGCCGCCCGCCGGAGACGCCGGTGGCGCTGGTGCGTTGGGGGACGCGCGCGGAGCAGGAGACGCTGATTGGCACACTCGCCGATATTGAAGAGAAAGTGAAGGCGGCGAATTTCGGGTCGCCGGCCGTTATCGTCGTCGGCGATGTGGTGAAGCAGCGGGAGGAACTGAAATGGGCCGAGGAGCTGCCGCTGTTCGGCAAGCGGATTCTTGTCACCCGGGCGCGCAGCCAGGCCAGTGAACTGGTGGACCGGATTGAGGAACTGGGCGGAGAGCCTTACGAATTCCCGGTTATCGAGACGGTTATGCCGGAGAGTGCGGAGAAAAGAGAGGCGATTGCCTCGGCGCTCACGAAGCTTCCGGAATATGATTGGGTGTTCTTTACGAGCGTAAACGGAGTGGAGTTCTTCTTCCGCCATCTGGCGGAGCTAAAAGCGGACATTCGCGGCCTGTCCCGCGCCCGTATCGCCGCCGTCGGTCCCGCTACTGCCGAAGCGCTCGCCCAGCGCGGCCTTATGACGGAAGAACTGCCGGCAAGGTTCCAGGCGGAAGGGCTGATCGAAGCATATGGTGATCGGCTGCTGCCGGGACAGAAGGCGCTGCTGCCGCGCGGCGATCTGGCAAGGGAATGGCTTCCGCAGAAGCTGACTGAGCTGGGGCTTGCGGTGACGGAGATCGATACGTACGAGACAATCGTTACCGGTGAGGATGATGTAGAGCTCATGAAGCTGCTGGAAGAGGGGCGGATACATGCTGTCACCTTTACCAGCTCCTCCACCGTGCGTAATTTTCTCGATATCCTGAAAAGGATGGGACTAACGGACCCGCTGCCTTTGCTGGAGAACGTCAAGATGGCCTGCATCGGCCCGATCACGCAGCAGACGGCAGTGGAAGCCGGACTGACTCCCGGATTGCTGGCGGAGGAGGCCACGATCGACTCGCTGGTGAATGAGTTGTGCCGTTGGAACGAGCAAACGAAGAACCGGTAA
- the hemC gene encoding hydroxymethylbilane synthase, translated as MRTIIVGSRQSALALTQTGQVIDDLKRLCAEHGFPFTFEVKKIVTKGDRILDVTLSKVGGKGLFVKEIEQAMLEREIDMAVHSMKDMPSELPKGLVNGAVPRRVDPRDCLITRSGQGLADLPSGARVGTSSLRRSSQLAALRPDLVIEPVRGNIDSRLRKLASGEYDAILLAAAGLTRMGWQDRVTAYLRPEECLPAVGQGALGIECRVEDNELRRLLSLYNDEETALTVAAERRFLGVLNGGCQVPIGAFATLESTLEDSVEKAAGSRSITLTGMVGTPDGAVILKESCIGTDPVQVGEETARRLIAKGAEKILAELRG; from the coding sequence ATGCGAACGATTATTGTAGGCAGCAGACAAAGCGCGCTGGCATTGACACAGACCGGCCAAGTAATAGATGATTTGAAGCGGCTCTGCGCGGAGCATGGGTTCCCATTTACGTTCGAGGTGAAAAAAATCGTCACCAAAGGCGACCGCATCCTTGATGTTACGCTGTCCAAGGTGGGCGGCAAAGGGCTGTTCGTCAAGGAAATCGAGCAGGCTATGCTGGAACGGGAGATCGACATGGCTGTGCACAGCATGAAGGATATGCCCTCCGAACTGCCGAAGGGTCTGGTTAACGGCGCGGTTCCCCGGCGCGTCGATCCGAGAGACTGCCTGATTACCCGCAGCGGCCAGGGTCTAGCTGATCTTCCTTCGGGAGCGCGGGTCGGCACAAGCAGTCTGCGCCGTTCCAGCCAGCTGGCGGCGCTGCGGCCGGATCTCGTGATCGAACCGGTGCGCGGCAACATCGATTCCAGGCTGCGGAAGCTTGCGAGCGGCGAGTACGACGCGATTCTGCTTGCGGCGGCTGGCCTGACCCGTATGGGCTGGCAGGACCGTGTGACGGCATACCTGCGGCCCGAGGAATGTCTGCCCGCTGTAGGGCAGGGCGCACTGGGCATCGAATGCCGCGTGGAGGATAACGAGCTGCGGCGGCTGCTTTCATTGTATAATGATGAAGAGACTGCGCTCACGGTCGCCGCGGAACGCCGTTTTCTTGGCGTGCTGAACGGCGGCTGCCAAGTGCCGATTGGCGCTTTTGCCACACTGGAGAGCACCTTAGAGGATAGCGTGGAGAAGGCGGCTGGCAGCCGGAGTATCACGCTTACCGGTATGGTTGGAACGCCGGACGGGGCCGTGATATTGAAGGAGAGCTGCATCGGCACCGATCCGGTTCAGGTAGGCGAAGAGACGGCGAGACGGTTGATCGCCAAGGGAGCGGAGAAGATTTTGGCAGAGCTAAGGGGTTGA
- a CDS encoding precorrin-2 dehydrogenase/sirohydrochlorin ferrochelatase family protein, with translation MTVYLPIMLDCRGKHCIVVGGGKVAERKTLGLLEAGAAVTIISPALTPQLAELSDSASVVWLNRNYAPGDARGAFLVYAATDDRAVNEEVAREADSLGVPVNVGSHAEAGSFITPGMLRRGRLTVAVSTSGAGPGITAGIMKLMEEMLGEEYEAYLDFIYEMRQEIKRRERSPEVRKRLLKRLGTLNVLDEIREGAFTAWDSEQIEIWIAQHREE, from the coding sequence ATGACGGTTTATTTGCCGATTATGCTGGATTGCAGGGGAAAGCATTGTATAGTGGTCGGAGGAGGAAAGGTTGCGGAGCGCAAGACGCTGGGGCTGCTGGAGGCCGGGGCGGCGGTAACGATTATTAGCCCTGCCCTGACGCCGCAGCTGGCGGAACTATCGGACAGCGCGTCAGTGGTCTGGCTGAACCGCAACTATGCTCCCGGGGATGCCCGTGGAGCTTTTCTTGTCTATGCAGCAACCGACGATCGGGCGGTTAACGAGGAAGTGGCGCGGGAAGCGGATAGTCTGGGTGTGCCGGTCAATGTGGGCAGCCATGCGGAGGCTGGGAGTTTCATTACGCCGGGCATGCTGCGCCGGGGCCGTCTGACAGTGGCGGTTTCGACCTCAGGTGCGGGACCCGGTATCACCGCAGGAATCATGAAGCTGATGGAAGAAATGCTGGGTGAAGAGTATGAAGCCTATCTGGATTTTATATATGAAATGCGCCAAGAGATCAAGCGGCGGGAACGGTCACCGGAGGTTCGAAAGCGTCTGCTGAAAAGGCTCGGGACATTAAATGTGCTTGACGAAATCAGGGAAGGCGCCTTTACGGCATGGGATTCGGAACAAATTGAGATCTGGATCGCACAACATCGGGAGGAATAA
- the ccsA gene encoding cytochrome c biogenesis protein CcsA, which translates to MQGLPIFTPYDFLFWFSFSIVLISLAQSFMRRSEFTVLLLSVAGFSAFFLNRVWLTAEDHTLQSWKAVHGWLAMHIILANLSFAALTLGAVFGIMYLFLHTRLKHKKWNDRVRRLPSLEVLDKYAYTSVLAGTPLLAVSLIVAGISIISEGRLPLFQDLKVLSTLIGLGIYLSYLILKRSGRSSGIVMARWAVSGYGFIILNFLLNSWSDFHR; encoded by the coding sequence GTGCAGGGTCTGCCGATTTTTACGCCGTACGATTTTCTGTTCTGGTTCTCTTTCAGCATCGTGCTGATCTCACTGGCTCAGTCTTTTATGCGGCGTTCCGAGTTTACGGTTCTGCTGCTCAGTGTAGCGGGGTTCAGCGCTTTTTTCCTTAACCGGGTGTGGCTGACGGCGGAGGATCATACGCTTCAGAGCTGGAAAGCGGTCCACGGCTGGCTGGCTATGCATATTATTCTCGCCAACCTGAGCTTTGCCGCGCTGACGCTGGGTGCGGTGTTCGGAATCATGTACCTGTTCCTGCACACCAGGCTGAAGCACAAGAAATGGAATGACCGGGTCCGGCGTCTGCCAAGTCTGGAAGTTCTGGACAAATATGCTTATACTTCCGTGCTTGCCGGGACGCCACTGCTCGCGGTGTCGCTTATTGTGGCCGGGATCTCAATTATTTCCGAAGGGCGGCTGCCGCTGTTTCAGGATTTAAAAGTGCTGTCCACGCTTATCGGGCTCGGTATTTACTTATCCTATCTTATTCTTAAAAGATCGGGCCGGAGCAGCGGAATTGTCATGGCGCGCTGGGCGGTCTCGGGCTACGGATTTATCATCCTAAATTTTTTGCTGAATTCGTGGTCCGATTTTCATCGTTGA
- the hemA gene encoding glutamyl-tRNA reductase translates to MHIVAVGLNYRTAPVEVREQFAFAEKDLPAALHQLMRTKSVLEGVIVATCNRTEIYVVVDRHHMCGHFIRSFMEQWFGVNNEQFTQHMYKYEDEQAVQHLFRVTCGLDSMVIGETQILGQVRSAFLTAQSEGATGTWFNRLFKQAVTVGKRAHSETSIGESAVSVSYAAVELGKRIFGMFTGKKVLILGAGKMSELTVKHLYASGAAEVIVANRTLARAAELAEKFAGRPCTLEEAASRLQEFDIVISSTGAEGYVLTAGRIAESMKNRQSRPLFMIDIAVPRDIDPSASELPNVFLYDIDDLEGIVESNMEMRRGEAAKIEGLIVEESDNFQQWLKTLGVQPVIRALQEKSNAIHEETLESLFNKLPELDEHQRKIIRRLTKSIVNQMMHDPINVIKEMSGDKNGSEALEFFSKVFALEDRLESESEKGSVAPERNRKPADTLPGSGNAALPKSAFAPASL, encoded by the coding sequence ATGCACATCGTCGCCGTTGGCTTGAACTACCGTACAGCGCCTGTCGAGGTGAGAGAGCAGTTCGCTTTTGCGGAGAAGGATCTGCCGGCAGCGCTTCATCAGCTGATGCGGACGAAGAGCGTGCTGGAAGGGGTCATCGTCGCCACCTGCAACCGTACGGAAATTTACGTGGTTGTGGATCGTCATCATATGTGCGGACACTTTATCCGCAGCTTTATGGAGCAGTGGTTCGGCGTCAATAACGAGCAATTTACACAGCATATGTATAAATATGAGGATGAGCAGGCTGTCCAGCATCTGTTCCGGGTGACCTGTGGACTTGATTCGATGGTGATCGGCGAGACGCAGATTTTGGGGCAGGTTCGCAGCGCTTTTTTGACCGCACAGAGTGAGGGCGCGACGGGAACGTGGTTCAACCGGCTGTTCAAGCAAGCAGTGACGGTAGGCAAACGGGCCCACAGCGAGACGTCGATCGGCGAGAGCGCGGTATCGGTCAGTTATGCGGCGGTTGAGCTGGGCAAGCGTATTTTTGGCATGTTCACCGGCAAAAAAGTGCTGATTCTCGGCGCGGGCAAAATGAGCGAGCTGACGGTCAAGCATTTGTACGCGAGCGGAGCTGCGGAAGTGATTGTTGCGAACCGCACCCTTGCGCGTGCTGCGGAGCTGGCGGAGAAGTTCGCGGGCCGTCCATGCACGCTGGAAGAAGCGGCCTCTCGTCTGCAAGAGTTCGATATTGTGATCAGTTCTACAGGTGCAGAAGGCTATGTGCTGACGGCTGGAAGAATTGCGGAAAGCATGAAGAACCGGCAGTCCCGCCCGCTGTTCATGATTGATATAGCCGTTCCGCGCGACATTGATCCGTCGGCGTCCGAGCTTCCGAATGTGTTTTTGTACGATATTGACGATTTGGAGGGTATCGTGGAGAGCAATATGGAGATGCGGCGCGGCGAAGCCGCGAAGATTGAAGGGTTGATTGTGGAGGAGAGCGATAATTTTCAGCAGTGGCTTAAGACGCTGGGAGTGCAGCCGGTCATTCGGGCGCTTCAGGAGAAATCAAACGCCATTCATGAGGAAACGCTGGAGAGCTTGTTCAACAAGCTGCCTGAACTGGATGAGCATCAGCGCAAGATTATCCGCCGGCTGACCAAGAGTATTGTGAACCAGATGATGCATGACCCGATCAATGTGATCAAAGAGATGTCCGGCGATAAGAACGGGAGCGAGGCGCTTGAGTTTTTTTCGAAGGTCTTTGCACTTGAGGACCGGCTTGAGTCCGAATCGGAAAAAGGGAGCGTCGCTCCCGAGAGAAACCGCAAACCGGCGGACACGCTGCCCGGCAGCGGAAACGCCGCTCTGCCGAAGAGCGCTTTTGCTCCGGCAAGCCTCTAA
- the yihA gene encoding ribosome biogenesis GTP-binding protein YihA/YsxC — protein MKVTKAEFIISAVGPNQYPEDALPEIALAGRSNVGKSSLINRMISRKNLARTSSTPGKTQHMNYYRINDTMYYVDFPGYGYAKVSKVQRAAWGKMVEKYLAERETLKLVLLVVDLRHPPTADDRMMHEWLKHYDIPMCVVATKADKIPKTRLPRHIKIVKETLGILPGESFIPFSSELGLGRDELWSLIESRIASGEQEEEQDKENRG, from the coding sequence ATGAAAGTAACTAAAGCCGAGTTTATTATCAGTGCCGTCGGCCCGAATCAATACCCTGAAGACGCCTTGCCGGAGATTGCTCTGGCAGGGCGCTCCAACGTGGGGAAGTCGTCCCTGATTAACCGAATGATTAGCCGCAAAAATCTGGCCCGCACCAGTTCCACCCCGGGCAAGACGCAGCACATGAACTATTACCGCATTAATGATACGATGTATTATGTCGATTTTCCCGGTTACGGTTACGCCAAAGTATCCAAAGTCCAACGGGCGGCCTGGGGCAAAATGGTAGAGAAGTACTTGGCCGAACGCGAGACACTCAAGCTGGTGCTGCTCGTGGTTGACCTGCGCCACCCTCCAACCGCAGACGATAGGATGATGCATGAATGGCTGAAACACTATGACATCCCGATGTGCGTCGTCGCAACCAAAGCGGACAAAATTCCAAAGACCCGTCTGCCAAGGCATATCAAGATTGTAAAAGAAACGCTCGGGATTCTTCCCGGCGAGAGCTTTATTCCGTTCTCTTCGGAGCTCGGTCTCGGAAGAGACGAGCTGTGGTCGTTGATTGAAAGCCGGATTGCTTCCGGAGAGCAAGAAGAAGAACAAGATAAAGAGAACCGTGGCTAA
- the lon gene encoding endopeptidase La encodes MVSKHTKGRRFPLLPLRGLLVYPSMVLHLDVGREKSVKALEKAMVEDNLILLCSQSEVNIEEPGQEDIFRVGTVANVRQMLKLPNGTIRVLVEGVERAEIIHYMDNEEYYEVMARELPEQPDDDPESDALMRTVLNQFEHYITLSKKVTPETLAAVSDIEEPGRLADVITSHLVLKIKDKQEILETIDVRKRLEKLLDILGNEREVLELERKINQRVKKQMEKTQKEYYLREQMKAIQKELGDKEGRAGEAEELRAQAEEKELPERVKEKIDKEIDRLEKMPASSAEGGVIRNYVEMLLSLPWNEFTEDDLDIAKAEQVLDEDHYGLDKPKERVLEYLAVQKLVKKLKGPILCLVGPPGVGKTSLARSIARSLNRKFVRISLGGVRDEAEIRGHRRTYVGAMPGRIIQGMKTAGSLNPVFLLDEIDKMASDFRGDPSAALLEVLDPEQNNTFSDHFVEIPFDLSNVMFVTTANAVHNIPRPLLDRMEMLYIPGYTELEKLQIARRYLLPKQKKNHGLEDGQLTIEEGTLLSVIREYTRESGVRNLEQQVAALCRKAAKQIVSGEKESVSISPADIKDYLGTAKYRYGMAELEDQIGTVTGLAWTEVGGDTLLIEVTVVPGSGKLILTGQLGDVMKESAQAAFSYTRSKAEEFGIPSDFYEKNDIHIHIPEGAIPKDGPSAGITIATALVSALTKRQVSKDVAMTGEITLRGRVLPIGGLKEKSLAAHRAGYKKILLPKDNERDLKEIPESVKNDVEFVPVSHMDQVLHHALVAKIADQAVQSLQ; translated from the coding sequence ATGGTATCCAAACATACAAAAGGTCGTCGTTTTCCTTTATTGCCGCTCAGGGGTCTCCTTGTGTACCCAAGCATGGTCCTTCATTTGGATGTGGGTCGCGAGAAGTCGGTTAAAGCGTTGGAAAAAGCGATGGTCGAAGATAATCTGATCCTCCTCTGTTCTCAATCGGAAGTCAATATTGAAGAGCCGGGTCAAGAAGATATTTTTCGGGTTGGTACAGTGGCGAATGTGCGGCAGATGCTGAAGCTCCCCAACGGCACGATCCGTGTGCTTGTGGAGGGCGTTGAACGGGCCGAGATCATTCACTACATGGATAATGAGGAATATTACGAGGTCATGGCGCGAGAGCTTCCTGAGCAGCCTGACGATGATCCGGAAAGCGACGCGTTAATGCGCACTGTCCTGAACCAGTTTGAGCATTATATTACCTTATCCAAAAAGGTGACGCCGGAGACGCTCGCGGCAGTATCGGACATCGAAGAGCCCGGACGCCTCGCCGATGTCATCACAAGCCATCTTGTGCTGAAGATCAAGGATAAGCAGGAAATTCTCGAGACCATCGACGTACGCAAGCGTCTGGAGAAGCTGCTTGATATTCTGGGCAACGAGCGCGAGGTGCTGGAGCTGGAACGCAAGATCAACCAGCGCGTCAAGAAGCAGATGGAAAAGACGCAGAAGGAATATTATTTGCGGGAGCAGATGAAGGCGATCCAGAAAGAGCTTGGCGACAAAGAAGGGCGGGCCGGTGAAGCCGAGGAACTTCGTGCCCAGGCGGAGGAGAAGGAGCTGCCGGAGCGGGTCAAAGAGAAGATTGACAAGGAAATCGACCGGCTTGAGAAAATGCCTGCGAGCTCTGCAGAAGGCGGGGTCATCCGTAATTACGTGGAGATGCTTCTAAGCCTTCCCTGGAATGAATTCACCGAGGATGATCTGGATATCGCCAAGGCGGAGCAAGTGCTCGATGAAGACCACTACGGGCTGGATAAACCGAAAGAGCGGGTGCTGGAATATCTGGCCGTCCAGAAGCTTGTCAAAAAGCTAAAAGGCCCGATCCTCTGTCTTGTCGGCCCTCCGGGAGTCGGCAAAACTTCGCTGGCGCGGTCGATCGCGCGCTCCCTGAACCGCAAGTTCGTCCGCATTTCCCTCGGCGGCGTGCGGGATGAAGCGGAGATCCGCGGCCACCGCCGCACCTATGTCGGCGCGATGCCCGGACGGATCATCCAGGGCATGAAGACGGCGGGTTCGCTCAATCCCGTCTTCCTACTTGATGAGATCGACAAGATGGCTTCCGATTTCCGCGGCGACCCTTCCGCGGCGCTGCTGGAAGTTCTGGACCCGGAACAGAACAATACGTTCAGCGATCACTTCGTGGAAATTCCGTTCGATCTTTCGAATGTAATGTTCGTGACGACGGCCAATGCCGTGCACAATATCCCCCGTCCGCTGCTTGACCGGATGGAGATGCTGTACATCCCAGGCTACACGGAGCTTGAGAAGCTGCAGATCGCAAGACGTTACCTGCTGCCGAAGCAGAAGAAGAATCACGGTCTGGAAGATGGCCAGCTAACGATTGAGGAAGGTACGCTGCTGTCAGTCATCCGGGAATACACGAGGGAATCCGGTGTCCGGAACCTGGAACAGCAGGTAGCCGCGCTGTGCCGGAAGGCGGCCAAGCAGATTGTATCGGGAGAGAAGGAGAGCGTCAGCATCTCCCCCGCCGATATCAAGGATTACCTGGGAACGGCCAAATACCGTTACGGGATGGCGGAGCTGGAAGACCAAATCGGTACAGTGACCGGCTTAGCCTGGACAGAAGTGGGCGGAGATACGCTGCTGATTGAAGTAACGGTCGTTCCGGGGAGCGGCAAGCTTATTTTGACCGGACAACTGGGTGACGTTATGAAGGAGTCGGCGCAGGCCGCATTCAGCTATACGCGTTCCAAGGCGGAAGAGTTTGGCATCCCGTCCGATTTTTACGAAAAGAACGACATTCATATTCACATCCCCGAAGGGGCGATTCCGAAGGATGGGCCTTCGGCGGGCATTACGATCGCAACCGCGCTCGTATCTGCTCTCACCAAGCGCCAAGTCTCGAAGGATGTTGCGATGACGGGAGAGATCACGCTGCGCGGGCGGGTGCTGCCGATTGGCGGACTTAAGGAGAAATCGCTTGCCGCCCATCGCGCGGGCTATAAGAAAATCCTCCTCCCCAAAGATAACGAGCGGGATTTGAAGGAAATTCCCGAGAGCGTGAAGAATGACGTGGAATTTGTACCCGTCTCTCATATGGATCAGGTGCTGCATCACGCGCTTGTGGCCAAGATCGCGGATCAGGCTGTCCAAAGTTTGCAATAG